Genomic window (Capsicum annuum cultivar UCD-10X-F1 chromosome 10, UCD10Xv1.1, whole genome shotgun sequence):
GttcttttctcaaaaaataaagaattggagGAGGTGGCCCTTAGGCCACTTGACTTGTTGGAGAGGAAAAGTATGGATTAATTAAAAAAGCTACTTCTTCGAGCTGAGTGGGGTCGCACCCCTTCCTTTTTCTAATAAGAGAGAGCGCAAGACGCTAGGCGTTAAATGTCTTAGTGAGAAAATGAAGGTGTCAAAATGTGTTTTTAACTTTTTACCATGTCTTTAGAGTAAAACATGCAAATCTCATGCAGAAGGACAAAATGGTTAGgacataaatataattataaaaagtTACTTTAAGATTTCTTTATagccaataattttttttattatcaattaaatgactaaaatacccttaataagtCTAAGCAGGCATGTTGATAGGATGAATACGTATATAACTAATATTGTCCTAAGAGTAAAATGAACTTAGAATTTCAGTTTACGTCCCTATCTATCTTTAGAAATATTTTCTTACTATCcacatgatataaatataattcaacaaTATCAGCTCTTTGATAGAAGACCAATTTGCGATGGTCATCCTATTATATGTGCTTGAGtcaattttcaattattatttgagAGTCGacataataaattataagttATAAATTCTGAATATATTTCTAagcataaatattattatatatttaattatgaaCACCATATGATGTGAAAATTATGTCACTAACTATATCTTTTTATTGCATCATGCATGAATGTCACTGTTGACCATAAGGGAACCAGCTTGTTTGGTGGAATCTATAAAAAGTGTGTTGCTATTAGTATAATAACATATTATTGGAACTAAAACTTGTAGATTCTTCATATAAGGAAATAGGCAAAAGAGTTACCAGAAAACATATTAGAGAAAAGTTTCTAAATATAGTTTCAAAAGTGGGAAAATGGAAAGTTGCTTGAAGTCTAAATCAGCTCCAAAATTGGAAAGGAAATATGTGGAGAAAAATAGAAGGAAACATATGAAGAATCTCTATAATCAACTTCATTCCATGATCCCTGCTCATGCCTCTACCTCTAAGGTTTGTTCTTtaatgattttagtattgaagttattatggtttcaaattttgaattcatatATTTAAAAGTGTTACAGATTCGAAGATGAAAATCTAAAGATCGAACTTCTGAAACTTTAATCTATCTCTGTTGAAGGAGACCATTCCTCCACCATCATCCAACTCTTATGACAATTGAGATCATGCATGAAtggggggtaggggtggggtggggatgtAACTTTTCAATTAGGGTTTCATCTGAATTCTATAATTCGGTACACatatatcaataaatatgaatggaCACTTTAACTTGATTAAACTGACAGTTGAACATCTCAACTTTTATTGTAATCATCTAAACACTTCAACGTGATACATATGTCTCATGAACACTTTAATCAAAAGAACTAGAATTCACAAGCATAAACTTCAAACTTCTGAATCTGCCTCTGCATTCATATATAATTTCTTCTAATATACTATTTACAATTGAGTGTTGCAGGCAAAAATGACGGTGCCTGATCAAATAGATGCAGCAGTGAATTACATAGAAAGCTTGAAAATGAATTTGGAGAAGAGCAAGCAACACTTGAAAGAATTAAAATTGGGCCCAAAGAGGGCCCAATCACTCAATGCAACCAATGAGCCCGGCCCAAGCACCAAGTCACCAACTCAAATAGAATTCCATGAAATGGGCCTAGACGTGGTTGTGGTTTTAATAACTGGCCTTGATAACATAGCCACTTTTAATAACATCATTCGATTATGTCATCGTGAGGAAGGTGTTGAAGTTGTGTCTACCAGCTTTAAACTCAATGGAGACTCAACTCTGCAGATTTATCGTGAAACTATGGTAAGTAACAAATATACACATAGGCATAATATCTAATTAAACTGGTAAGTAAGCATTTTAATTTTGAGTATGCACATCTAAACACCCCAGCTCATCTCCATTAGGTTAGTTGAACACGGCCAACTTATAAAGTAATAATCTAGATACCTCTAAAATTTATGTATCACATCAGCATCGAGTCCACTAGATACAATAAAGACAAGTTGAAGTGTTTAGTTGTCAGTTTAAACCAAACTAAGGTGTCTAGATGTGCACTCTCAAAGTTTAACTGCTTATTGCTAGTTGAGGCCAAACTTAAGTATTTGTTTTTATATTATGCCTATGTAAAATAGTATCTTATAAGGTTGCGTGTAGTAATGATGGAAATGTATTTTTgaaaacattctaaaattaagTTGGCATTTGGACATGATGTATCGATTGATATTTGACAATAaagtaatatttaattaaaaaaaatgaaaaaaaaaatgacaagagGGGGTTGCCTTTTGGTAAGCACCCTCTACTTCTAATTCTAAGGTTGTGAGTTCGAATCATCAAGAGTGAGAAAGATTTGAAACTCCTACGAAGGGGAAAGACtgacaaaaaaatgaaagttgaattgtgtttgaatatGAAATacttttaggggtcgtttggtagaatgtataagaataatgcagaatataatgtattagtaatacttgtattagtaaTACCTGCATTAGTAATGCTGGTATTAGTTATGTCAACATAAATTTTTATACTTTGCTTGGTTTGGtgtattagaaataaataaaaaaatatatttttataaaataatatttatttataaaaatagcctccaaactaaaaacataaaaatccaaacccttcttcctcaaacaaattcaaaacataaaaatcaaacccttcttctccaaatttataacctccaaaataaaaaaaattcaatttcatatCCATGCCGCAATTACAAAACTATAGACTTGGCGTACTTCAAAGAAGAAATGAGTCTACAATTATTCATGAAACAAGTCATCTCGGTTTTGTTATAGAATGAAAGTGTAAATTACGTATAAACCGAAATCTCtgttatttttgatttgtttttagACGAAGAAAagctcttgattttttcttgacttggaatatggattttgaattttttttctttgttgaaagCTGCGAAATAGGAGCAAAGAACCACGGAAAAAAGGGGAtatggattttgaatttttttttcattgttgaaAATTGCGAAATAGGAGCAAAGAACCATGGAAAAAAGATTTGGAGGAAATGTTTAAGTAGAGCTTTGAGGATTAAATTTGTCATTCACTAATTAATACATGTGATGAAATACttggtattactaatacataggaaatggtgagtattaataatacacatcttaatacacaatagtgtgtataactaatgcaagtattagcTATGCATGGTCTAAAAAATGATCCCAAACATGGTATTATTAATACATAAAGAATAATGCatgtgttatttttttaatacactctaccaaacgaccccttagagtTTGTGACTAGTGTGTCACAATGTGCCAAATCAAGAGGTGCAACATAAAACCTAATTCCAAGCCTACTACCCgtctccccccccccccatacCCCCTCTAAATTCTCCTCCACTTCCGATCCCTACAAGTCccactacccccccccccccccctcctttctttattctttcttttacttCATTTTTAAATATTGAGATTTTGACCTTGAAAATATTGAATAGTATGGGTGGGGTGAAAGTTGAATTAGAAATTTCTATCTGCTCTGGTACCATATTGAACTATGTGATCAGTAATTGTgagattcaaataaaaaatatctgtCAACTCTGATAACATTTTATTCACCTGAAATATACAATTCAAACAATATGATCTCTAATAACCCCAAACTATgcaaaatattgattatttcaTCTAAAATGAGGTTAGGTAAACCATATCCTTAATTTTTAGGACATATCAATACCAAAGTCAACGTAAAGTTGGTATAAAAGACAATCCAGTTGAACTAGCCAAAATCTGAAATAGCGTAGAGTTTTTGAATAATCCATAAGTTCACGGCtctattttatacaatttcaaacTTGATTTTGCTTCAACTAGCTAGGTCAAATCActaatttttaattgaaaaactAGGTCATAATCTCTCAACAAAACCTCTTGAATCCAATTATTCTAGGGCTAGCACCAACCAATTCAAAGTCAAGTATATGGATTCAAGCGTTTTAAGGAATCATTACTTAATTTCTTCAATGATTTGATTTGAAAATAATCTAGCAAGAGATCTCCGTAAAGCTCTACTTTATAATAAATTGTAAAAACTAGATCTGAAATTCAAAACTATTTGATCTATATTCGTAGGTTTGTTCGCATTTGCAGTTAAATTCACACTTAGATTTTTTTTAAGTCTATCCATCTGTGCTCAATGAGCATGGACCTGAATAAATTTATGAGAAAATCATTACAAAAGTAAGAGTCTCAATTTCTCAATCCTCAGAATCCTACGGAAGGTGGAGCATCCTCCAACCTATCCATGATAATAGATAAACATTTACGCTCTCAAAATGATTTGAGGGAGTATTCAGCCTATACAATATACTCCCCTTTTAGTCTATACAAAAGTAGTAGGGAACTCCAAAAATGGTAAATGCTTTGAAGTAGTGTATCTAAAGCAAAAGTGTTCTTTCTAGGCTTGATGCGAAAAAAGGGAAAGCCGAGTCTATCCATATCATATTCGCCCTTAGAATTTCTAGGAAGTTGTTGAAAGTCATTAAATATTGTATAGCCATTGTATTGTACCAAAGTTAGCTAAACTGCTATCTGCAACCTTATTCGCCTGTCTGTAACAGTGTCGAATGGTTGAATCTTCAAATGAATTCATCATACTTATGATCTCCAAGATCTATGAAAAGACATTTCAGGGGCCCGAAGCAGGGAATCCTTATAACTCAAGAAATATAAGTcggtgaaaatatttttcactaaaTTAGAGAAATGACTTTCCTCACAATTGAGAAGGAATAGACTTTCTTTGTATTTATCTCAACTTTTTATTTCATATCACTATTTTAATTAATTCTTAGATATTATTACTattctttaaaactcaaaaaagattagttagtgaaaatatttttcactaaaTTAGAGAAATGACTTTTCTCGCAATTAAGCAGAAATagactttctttttatttaactCAACTCTTTACTTCATATCACAATTTTAGTTAAAACTTAAGAACTATTAGTcggcaaaaaaaaaatttcaccagaAATGAGAAACGACTTTTCTCACAATTAAGCAGaaacagattttttttttttaatatttatctcAACTCTTTACTTCATGCTAGTATTTTCGTCTGCacttttaaatttattgttgatatttaaaACTGAAGAAATATTAGTCAATGAAAACATTTTTCAATTAAAGAGAGATACAACTTTCTTCCCAATTGAGCGGAAATAgactttctttatatttatttcagCTCTTACTTCATATATCAGCTCTTGACTCACACTTCGATATTACTACtaatctttaaaactcaagaataTTAATTGGCGTATATATTTTTCACTAAAAGAGATAAACGATTTCCCTCACAATTGAGATGAATAGatttcatttatatttatgtagAACTCTTTACTCCTTTTCATTATCTTAGTTCAATAATTTGTATCAACAACTTTCATCATACCAGACAACACCCTTAATTAGTTATCTCAATTAGTTGTATATTAAACTCAAACTAGATTTATTAAACTCACATTTACTGTAATCTATTTAGGTGCATATCAACAGAAATTCGACAATGAGATTTACGGCTACAACTCTGTGTGATAAGATGAAGGAGTTAATTTATGGACCATCTTGTAACAATGACAGGGAATCCAATCTACATTGCATAGTTGAATCTAAGTTGTTAGGATTCAATGCATTGGAGTTGAATGAAAGTTCGACAATGAAATTTAGGGATACAATTGTGTGTGATAAGACGAAGGAGTTGGTTTATGAAAAATTCAATCTACATTTGCGGGATGACATAGTTGAATTTGAACGATTAGAATCTGATGTATTGGAGTTGAACAAAAGTGCGACAATGAAATTTAAGGCTACAACTATGTGTGATAACTCAaaggagttgattcatggaccatcttaCAACAATGATATGAATTCCAATCTACATTTGTGGGATGATATAGTTGAATCTGAAATGTTAGGATTTGACGCATTGGAGCAGCACAGAAGTTCGACAATGGAATTTAGGGCTACAACTATATGTGATAACTCGAAGGAGTTGGTTCATGGACCACCTTGCAACAATGATATGGATTCCAATCTACATTTGTGGGATGACATAGTTGAATCTAAAATGTTAGGATTTGGCACATTGGAGGTGCACAGAATTTCGACAATGGAATTTAGGGCTATAACTATATGTGATAACTCAAAGGAGCTGGTTCATGGGCCACCTTGCAACAATGATACGGATTCCAATATACATTTATGGGATGGCATAGTTGAATCTGAAATGTTAGGATTTGATGCATTGGAGTTGAACAAAAGTTCGACAATGGAATTTGGGGCTACGACTATGAGTGATAACTCGaaggagttgattcatggaccatcttgCAACAATGATATGGATTCCGATCTACATTTATGGAATGTCATATTTGAATCTGAACTATTAGGGTTTGATGCATTGGAGTTGATGCCAACACCAAGTCAAATTCCAAACATGCCTAGCAATTACGTGCAAAATGTTTATGAAACTGCTAGTTTTTAAGTTGAAAGTGGTTTTGCATTGGACATGAAAAATAATTGCTTTATAGTTCAAGCAATGAGTATTTGTTGTAGCATCTCAGTTCCAAACCttctatttttgaatttgaataaaaagtTTTATCTTAGCTTTGTTTCAAGTGTTTATAATTagttaagattttaaattatgaatatgcttgatttgaagaaaaatatatatttttcacgaaatatatactcccttcgtttaaaaaagaatgacctactttcctttttaatctattttaaaaagaatgacccccccttttttttttttgacaatactttaatttcaactttcctcatggcatgtttaggatcacaaaattaaaggacatttttgagacaactttaatttaaggccacaagattcaaaagtcttctttattttcttaaactttgtgtcaagtcaaagtaggtcattctttttgaaacggaagAAGTATATGATGTGTGATAATTGAATAAAAAACATATCGTCTATTTTAGACAAATGCTATGAAAGTGAAGGTAGGGGTGGAGGTGAAGGGCAATGTAAGTTGGAAGTAAGGGTTAGGATTCTGGAAATGAGAGGGTGAGGGTAGTGGCGGATGTAGAGTAGAAGGTGTGGGTTCTTGGGAATTCATACCCGCTACCGTAAGGcttaaaattacatagaaaaatcgTCAAAAGTTATAATATTATTAGGTGGGAACCCATAACTAAACCAAGGGATAACTTAGTGGTAGGAAAGGAGCCTTGAAAACCCACAAGTTTGAAATTCTGGATCCGCCTCTGGTGAAGGGCGTAGAGTATTGCCGGTGCCAATGGCCGAGCGGAAAGGGTGGGTGAGTATTGCTGGTGCCAATGGCCGAGCGGAAAGGGTGGGTGAAGTGTTGAAGGAGGAAGACGATCAACATAAAATGTttttttgttatgattatttttttagaaattacgCTTTATATTTGCGGAGAGAAAACATTTACGTCATTTAGCTCAacgtaaaatattatataatattataattgatttagttcatatttgtgtgaaatatcttttttattatattatatatttttatacaggTTGACATTATATAATGTTCTCCccttaatataatattatatattaaactAAATGACACAGtgagcttctattttttttttttgtttctttaatgATTTGAATTCATAGCTTTAGAATTAGAATAGGGGGGTGTTTACTATCCAAACAACTTTCTTGAgtgatatttaaaatttttcctaatttattttcttcttcataactttatttattttgctAGTAATAATAAACTAGTTGAGACTACTAATTCTTCCACATGTAAAGAATGATAGAAATATTCAGGAAGGATGAAATAGCTGCAAGTTGAAAAAACTTCTTGTGTTCATAACTCAAAcatctttatcatattttttaatttacgTGACACACTATTTTATGATATGTTTCAAAAATATGTCacttaattttcttaattttcaggAATATTTGATATAATTCGTAATTATACAGATATTCATGACTCGTTTTAGATtccaaattttaattatttctttcttttctattagatttttttatcaattaaatagtaccacataaattaaaatgagGAGAATAATAGTTTGTTTAGAACTTTTCTGGGGAGCTTCCCATGATATGTTTCGTTGTCCAAAACTCAAAAGTAATCTGTCTTTTCAAAGTCAATGGAAACCATTTTGAAATTGGCAGTGTTTTATATTGGATAGGAAATTCCAAAACTATTTCAGTATTACATATTTCTTCCATTCATTTTACTTGTATTCATCAAGCCTTAGAAACAgtttgcagaaatgcaaggtaagactgtgtATAATATACTCTTATGGTGGATCCCTTCTCCGAACCCTGAGCATAGCGGGAGTTTTAGTTGCACCGgactgcctttttttttttttaattctacttgTATTCATCATGTGGCCACACTTTCATGGGAAATTTCTGATTGTGGATAGACTAATTCGATGGGGGATAAATTTGAAGCCAAGGTGTTCTTTATGCGAAGCTATGGACGAAAGCGGGGATCATTTGTTTGTCTCGTGCAGCTATACTCGCAACTTATGAACTCGACTGCTTAAGTGGATTAAAAAACCAATATATGCAATGTTAGAGCCATACCAAATGTTGCTTCGAGGACTTCTGCTATAATTTGTTGAGCTTTAACTTTAGATTAGGCTATGTCAATAATTGAGGGTACTGAATTAGATAGCTGGTTGCGATTAACTATGCTATATGTGGTGTTGTTATGACTTTACTGGTGATTAATAAATATGTTAGTcaccaaaattttatttatttatttttacttatcgATCACTTTTGacatattaataaaagataattattttttttaatattttattcttaatgaacattaattacttattttctaATTCATTTATCAGtcaaatatgatttgatttgccCACTTTGTGCAGACCTTTTCTAGGGAAGTAAAATTTCACTTCTAATTTAATTTCTTGGTTCATGCAAATGAATGTTTGCTGTTAGTACGTACCAATCCTTAGATTTTTGTGTTAGAATAGGAGCTCGATCTCTTTTCAACTGTCCTTAATTAATAATGTTTGATAATCGAACAAAAAATATCATCCCAAGAGCTATAGTTTAGCCAAATGCTAGGGCTAGGGTTAGGGTTGCGACAGTAACGATGCGAGAAGCGTTGTACCGAATTTAGATTGGTATATGCTC
Coding sequences:
- the LOC124888116 gene encoding transcription factor bHLH162-like, yielding MESCLKSKSAPKLERKYVEKNRRKHMKNLYNQLHSMIPAHASTSKAKMTVPDQIDAAVNYIESLKMNLEKSKQHLKELKLGPKRAQSLNATNEPGPSTKSPTQIEFHEMGLDVVVVLITGLDNIATFNNIIRLCHREEGVEVVSTSFKLNGDSTLQIYRETMVSNKYTHRHNI